CTATAACTACAAATCTTATGTGCCGTTCAGCATGTATGTTTCAGGATTCAACGAAGGTGCACAGCAGGATAAGATCGTTCTGCGTTATGCCGATGTATTATTGATGAATGCAGAAGCTAACAATGAACTGGGAAATACCGCTGCCGCGCTTGCTTCGCTCGAAATGGTAAGGGCACGCGCAAGGGGTGCAAATGCCGGCGTTCTTCCCGAGGTAACCACTACCGACCAGGGCGCATTGCGTACGGCTATTTACCACGAACGCCGCGTAGAACTGGCTATGGAGTTTGATCGTTATTTCGACGTGATACGCCAGGGACGTGGCGCCGAAGTTTTCGGTCCGAAAGGCTGGAAAGCCAATAAGAACGAAGTTTGGCCTATACCACAAACGGAAATTGACCTGAGTGCAGGTGTAATCACTCAAAATCCGGGTTATTAATATTAAAACATGATCGACATGAAAAAAACAAAAATATATGTCATAGCCCTTGCATTGTTAGGTGTGGGGGTAAGCTCCTGCCGCAAGGAGTTTAATCCGAAGAGTTACGCGCCGCCACTGGTTATCAACGGCTTTACGAGCTCAAGCGATATAGAAAAGGCGAACCTGGCGGCTTATTATTCTTTTAATGGCAACCTTACCGATAGCGTATCGGGCACAGCAGGAGAGGCCACAGGAACCTCTTTTACCAAAGGTGAAGTGGGCCAGGGCCTGCAGGGCGCATTGAACGGCTATGTATTAGCCGATCCGGGTCCGAAAGTGAAAGCCTTGAACAGCTTTACCATCAGCGAGTGGGTTAACACGCCTCCGCCATCTACCGGTATCATCGGTATATTCTCACTTGCCCGTACAGATCAGTTTTGGGGCAACATCGAAATATTTATCGAGAATGGCAGCGATAACACCAATGGTAAAGTGAGGGTACATATTGATAAGGGTGGCAGCGATTATACTTATGCTGTCGACGGCGTGCTGAACCTGTTTAACGTTTGGAAGAACATCACTGTAACGTACGATTCGGTAACCGGTGCATGCGCATTGTATGTAAACGGGTCTAAAGTAAACACCGGTACAGCAGGTAACCTGAAAGGCGACCTGAACTTTACAAACATCGGCAAACTTGTGTTTGGTACGGTGCAGTTCAATACCGACCCAAGCCAGACATCTGCCACAGGCAAGCAAGACTGGGCAAGTTACCTGACCGGTCAGATGGACGAAGTGCGTATTTATGACAAAGTATTGTCTGACAATGAAATTGGCGCCCTTGTAGCATTACAGGGCAGAGGAAAATAAGGTTGATTGATTTAGCTAAGGTTGTCTGTCCGCTCGCCTTCAGGCGGGCGGCGGCAGCCTTTTTTAATTCATAATTTATAATTGTGATTATATTGTGATATGATAACCGTGGGGAAGAATTTAAGCAGGCTTTTAATAGGCGTATCGTGCATGGCGTTTTGGGCCTGCGGTAAAAAACAGGTAGAGCCGACGAAGCCGGTTACTCCGGCGCCCACAACTTTCAGCTTTAATGCGTTGCTGGTCAATGGTCTCTATAATGGCTTCACCTATACGGGCCTCGATACAAAACCAGTTATAAAAATATCTTTTTCGGCCCCGGTCGATCATAGCTCGGTAACGTCAAGTGTTTCTTTAAAAAGTAAGGATAGTACTGCTGAAACTTTTGATCTGGCCTACGCGAATCATGACAGCACCATCGTCATCACGCCGTCGGGCCTGCAGTATATAACGCAGTATAATCTGAACGTGGCTACCAGCCTGAAATCGACCGATAAAAGCACGCTGGGTTCATCTATAGCTGTAAAAATGACAACGGCCATTGACCCTTCCGACAAGTTTCCGCAAATAAGCGACGACGCGTTGCTGGACCTCGTCCAAAAACAGACGTTTAAATATTTCTGGGATTTTGGGCACCCGACAAGCGGCTTGGCCCGGGAGCGTAACACATCAGGCGATGTTGTAACTACAGGAGGTTCGGGGTTCGGTATCATGGCGATAGTAGCGGCATCAAGCAGGAATTTCGTCAGTCGTGCCGATGCTCTGGCCCGTATGCAAAAGATAGTCGGCTTCCTGAAAAATACTGCGCAAAAATTTCATGGCGCTTTCCCGCACTGGATGAATGGCGTAACAGGCGCCGTAGTGCCTTTCAGTCAGCAGGATGATGGCGCTGATTTGGTGGAAACATCCTACCTGATGCAGGGTTTGTTAACTGCCCGCCAGTACTTCAACGGTGCAGGCGCCGATGAGACAGCGCTGCGCAATGATATCAATTCGATATGGAACGGCGTGGAGTGGGACTGGTTCAGGCAGGGTGGCCAGAACGTATTATACTGGCACTGGAGCCCCAACTATGGCTTCGCTATCAATATGCCCGTACATGGTTGGGACGAGGCCCTTATCACCTACGTAATGGCGGCATCGTCAACTACTCACGCAATACCGAAGGTGGTTTATGATAATGGCTGGGCATTGAATGGGCAGATCAAAAATGGCAGTACCTATTACGGCGTTCAGTTACCGCTTGGGCCGGCTATGGGCGGGCCATTGTTCTTTGCTCACTATTCCTTTTTGGGTATCAATCCAAATGGTTTATCCGATACTTATGCAAGTTATGATGTGCAGAACAAAGCACACGCGCTTATTAACTACAATTATTGCGTAAACGATCCTTTGAATTATTATGGCTACAGCGCGCAATGCTGGGGGCTTACTGCAAGCGATATTGAAGGCGGGTATACCGCAAGTTCACCTACTAATGATGTAGGGGTGATAGCACCTACGGCAGCCATTTCGTCGTTGCCTTATACACCGACTCAATCCATGGCCGCGTTAAAATTCTTTTACTACAAATTAGGCGACAAGGTTTGGGGTGAGTATGGCTTTTATGACTCGTTCAATTTGAGCACTACGTGGTTTGGTAATTCGACCCTTGCCATTGACCAGGGGCCGATCATTGATATGATCGAAAACTACCGCAGTGGCTTGTTATGGAATCTGTTTATGAGTTGCCCGGAAGTAAAAACCGGCATGAAGAACCTGGGCTTTACCGGCCCGAATTTATAAGCCCCTCCCAACCCTCCCCTGTAGGGAGGACTAATGACCGGGCGGAATTTAAAAATTTGCAAAACAATGAAAAAACTAATACTTCCTCTTTTAATCATCATCTCCGCTAATTGCTTTGCCCAAAAAACAAGCAAAATAACCGAAGACGGCATAAAGCCGGTGGGTATTATCAAAGGATTATCAGATAGCGCCTTGCTGGATGTGGTACAACGGCAAACATTCCGTTATTTCTGGGATTTTGGCCACCCAACCAGCGGCCTTGCGCGCGAACGCAGCAATGTGGCCTATGATTACGGCAACGAAGTGGTAACCACGGGCGGCTCGGGCTTTGGCATTATGGCTTTGATAGTTGCCGATCATCGTAAATTTATTACCCATGAGCAGGCAGTCGACCGGATGTTGAAGATAGTTGAGTTTTTATACAAGGCCGATGCCTTTCACGGCGTTTTTCCGCATTGGCTGAATGGCGAAACAGGTAAAGTGATCCGCTTTGGCAGGAAAGATGATGGCGGCGACCTGGTGGAGACTTCCTATCTTTTTGAAGGGCTGTTATGCGCACGTCAATATTTTACAGGTAACGACAATAAGGAAAGGCATATTCGCGATGTTATCGGCTGGATGTGGAGCGAGATAGAGTGGGATTGGTACACACATGGCGGCCGCGACAACTTATACTGGCACTGGAGCCCCAATAATGGCTGGGCAATGAATTTTCCTATCCGTGGCTTTAACGAGTGCCTGATTACCTATATCCTCGCCGAATCCGCCGAACGGTACCCGGTGTCGCCGAATGTTTACCATGGCGGCTGGGCGCAAAGCGATTTCTTTAAAAACGGCAAAACGTTTTATGGGCACAAGTTGCCGCTTGGATTTGACTACGGCGGGCCGCTGTTTTTTTCACAGTATTCGTTCATGGGTCTTGATCCGAAAGGGCTAAAGGATGAATATGCCGATTACTGGGAGCAGAACGTGAACCACACCCTTATTAACCACGACTATTGTGTTGATAACCCGAAAAAATTCAAAGGTTATGGCGAAGATTGCTGGGGGCTAACCGCAAGCGACAATTACGAGGGATACAATGCACATTCGCCAACCAACGATCTTGGCGTGATATCTCCCACAGCAGCTTTATCAGCATTCCCTTATACACCAGAATATTCGATGAAAGCGCTGCGCCATTTCTATTACGATTTGGGCGATAAGATTTGGGGCGAATACGGCTTTACCGATGCCTTCAGCGAATCGCATAACTGGTACGGCAAATCCTACCTGGCCATCGACCAGGGGCCAGAAATAGTTATGATAGAGAACTATCGCAGCGGCCTGCTTTGGAAACTCTTTATGAGTTGCCCCGAGGTACAACACGGTTTGACCAAAATAGGCTTCACCAGCCCGATGATCAGCAAGAATTAAAAGAAAAACTGTTTCTTTACGTTAGACTTACATCCTAACGTATACTATGATAACAAGAAAAATATTTTTAAAGGGAATACTAGGCCTATGCCTGGTATTCCCTTTTTTTTCAAAAGCGCAAACCACGTCGTCATTCGATAGGGGTAGTTACATCAATAAAAACGATACGCTACCCTATCGTTTTGTATTCCCAAAAAATTTCGACCCGCAAAAAAAATACCCGCTTATACTGGTATTGCATGGCGCCGGGGAAAGAGGGAATGATAATGAAGCACAACTTAAATTTGGGCCAAAGCTTTTTCTCAATGATACCATCCGCGCAAAATATCCGGCTATTGTTATCTTCCCGCAATGTCCGAAGGATGGCTGGTGGAGCAATGTGCAAATGAAACAAGACTCATCCGGCAAATGGAAATGGACCTTTGTTGAGGGAGGGGTGCCTACAACTGCTATGAAAAGTTTGCTTGGCCTGCTCGACCAGTGGCTCGATAAGCCTTTTGTAGATAAGCACCGGGTGTATGTCGGTGGGCTGTCCATGGGGGGTATGGGTACGTTCGAAATATTGCGCCGCAAACCCGACCTTTTTGCCGCGGCGTTCGCTATTTGCGGGGGAGATAATGCCCAAAACGCCAAAGTGTACGCTAAAAAAGTACCGCTGTGGATATTTCATGGCGCTAAAGATAATGTCGTGCCATCCGATCATTCTATTATTATGGTGAATGCCATCAGGGCAGCGGGTGGTAACCCTAAATTTACGTTGTATCCAAACGATGGGCATAACAGCTGGGATGATGCTTTTGCCGAACCGGGGCTGATGGGCTGGCTGTTTTCGCATCAGAAGTAGAAATGTGCAAACGGGTGTCACACTGAGCCCGTCGAAGTGTGAGCGTAGACCTAAGAAGTCTGGAATGACATCCCTATTTTATTCTTCCGTTTTTGGTTTAAACCTCGGTTTGAATCCCAGGTTAGCGGGTTTTGCTTCAAGTGGTTTTTCCTCTTCCGTCGGTGCCGCAGGCGTTTCTTCTTTCTGCGCGTCCGTTTCCCCTGGCGCAGCTATGGCTTTGGTAACCCCTGCTTTGAATTTCGGTTTAAAACCTAACGATGGTGGTGGCGTTGCCGGCGCACCCGCAGACTGTTCTTCTTTTATTTCTTCCTTCGGCTCCGGTGTAGGGTTCGCTGGCTTAGTTACACCTGCTTTGAACTTTGGTTTAAAGCCCAATGATGGTGCCGGGGTTACGGCTTCTGTAGTCTCGGTCGGCTTTTCGGGTTCAACAGCTTGAGTTGATACCTGCTTTTCTGTTGCAGGTTCGGCAGGCTTGGCCATACCTGCTTTAAAACGCGGTTTGAAACCAACGTTTGGCGGCGGCGAACTTGTTTCCGATAATGTCTCGGCGATCGTTTGTTCTGCTAAAGGATTTTCAATAACCACCTTTTCAACTTTTGGCTCGGGCGCCAGGTGATATTGCAACCGTAACTTATTGAACCAGTATTTTTTGGTGTGATCGAAACTTTTCTCGCCCATTTGTTCAAAATGGGTCCTGAATTCAGCCAATAGCGCCGGTTCGGCCTTTCCCAAAGCCGACAGGTCTATTTTCTTCTTCGCGAAAAATTCGTCAAACGTCATATTTGAGATTTGAGATCTGAAATTTGAAATTTGAGATTTTTCAACCACAAATTCAAAACATCAGTCTCTTTCACACTTTTTTATTCCACTACCTTTAATCGACTTGACCTGTCTCCTATCTCAGATCTCACTTCTCATATCTAAAGCAAAACGTCCAGATCAAGTTGATTAAAATGTATACCCTTATCCGTCTGCGTCCAGTCTTCCCGCTCCTCATCCGTGGCGTTCATCAGCTTCGGGAAAAACTCCAGCGGGAAAACCTGCTGCTTACCCCCATCCTTTTCCACAAAAAGCAGGCCGTTGCCAAAAGTCACTTTAACTTTCTTTTCATTGCGGCGCGAGGTGAATAGTGGCATAAGACACGATTAAAGGATTATATTGATCAACAGGATATCACCAGTTAACTGATCACTAATCAACTGGTCTCTACTCCGCCATGTTATGATATACCGCCTGCACGTCGTCATCCTCTTCCAGCCGGTCTATCAGTTTCATCACATCGGCAACCTGCTCTTCTGTAACTTCGTGGAAAGATTGCGGTACGCGCTCCAGTTTGGCCGATTTCGTTTCGATACCTGCTTCTTCCAAAGCCTTCTGCATCTTGCCAAAATCTTCAAAAGCGGTGTGTATAACGGCGATATCGTTTCCTTCCTCATCAGCCTCCACGAAAAGGTCCTCCAGACCGGCGTCAATCAGTTCAAATTCCAGCTCTTCCAGGTCGCGGTCGCCCGGTACAAAGGTAAATACCGATTTACGCGTGAATATAAAATCCAGCGAACCGGTTTTACCCAGTGTACCGCCAACTTTGGTAAAGTAGCTGCGCACATTGGCAACGGTGCGGTTAATGTTATCGGTAGCCGTTTCAACCAGTATAGCTACGCCATGCGGCGCGTAGCCTTCGTATACAATTTCTTCGTAATCTTTTTCATCGCGACTGGTGGCGCGTTTAATAGCGGCCTCCACTCTGTCCTTCGGCATATTCACCGCCTTGGCGTTCTGTACCGCGGTACGCAGGCGCGAATTGGTGTTCACGTCGCCACCGCCGGCTTTAACGGCCATTACTATTTCCTTACCCAAACGGGTAAACTGCACGGCCATTTTCGACCAGCGCTTTAATTTTCTTTCTTTACGGAATTCAAATGCTCTTCCCATGTTGTAGTGAATAGTCAATGGTCAATGGTGAATAGAGCCACGGCCACTGTGCAAAGTGCAAAAATAAGCATAAAGCTGAAAGTTGAGCATAAAGTGTGAAGCTAAAAGTCCAAAGCTTTTCCTATGCCCCTGTTGGTGTTGTCACCAACAGGTTTCACGATGCATTGTTCGGAATTGCGGTTTGTTGGTCATAAGACCAACAAAGGCGGAAAAATAAGCATAAAGCTTAAAGCGCAAAGAACTGAATGGTGGAGTTTCAGTTTGATTTTTTTAACTCTTTATAACACTCTTCTGTAAGAGTGTGCTTTATGCTATCTGATAGTGAAAACGGGACACCATTGGGATATTTGGTTTTCAATTTGGTTATATAACAATCGCAAACAGCAGTATCGGTTAGCCTCCTCAAAACTGTTTTCCTGAGATGATTTTCGTTGTCTTTCGTCCATGCGAATGAGCCTTTCGTACCCTTTAATCCATTCGTACAATCACTTGCATATTTTAGAACCAGCCTATAACTAGAATCTCGTGGAACAGATTCAAATCCTTTTGGAATAGCCTGTTTAACCTTTTCTATTATGCAGCCGACTATTTGATTCCGCTGGTTTTTATCTGACATCGCCTTAAATGCGGTGTCAAGGCTATCGCGAAAATTAGAGATATACTCTTTACTCCATGGTTTTGGAGCAGGTTTAGTTGTACATGCTGCAAACATTATTGCCAATAACATCGGCACTATTATTAAAGCTGTCTTTGAGTTATTATTAAATGCCATTTTGAAAAAAAGCCACCGTTTAGGTAGCTTGAAGTTATGAATATTTTTCGATTTGCCTTTTGTCTTTCGGACTTACGCGGACTTCCGGTCTTTCAGACTAAAACAAGCTTTCAGCTTTAGTCTTTCTGCTTTTCCCTCAAATGATCTTCTTCAAATTCACCAGCATATCCCCCACCATTTTCGGCAGATCGTATTCCAGTTGCCAGCCCCAATCTTTTTGGGCATAGCTGTCGTCAATGGATTTAGGCCAGCTGTCGGCAATGGCCTGGCGCGGGTCGTTTTCGGCATAGCTTATTTCGAATTCGGGCATGAGTTTTTTGATCTCATCCGCAAGCTGGGTTGGCGTAAAGCTGATGCCTGCCAGGTTATAGGATGAACGGATAGTGATCTTTTCTGCCGGTGCGTCCATTAGCATGAGCGTTGCTTTTATTGCATCGTCCATATACATCATCGGCAAAGCTGTATTTGCCGAGAGGAAGCTCTGGTATTTCCCCTTTTTAAGCGCCTCGTGAAAAATATGGACCGCATAATCGGTAGTGCCACCGCCCGGGTTGGCCCGCCAGCCGATAAGGCCGGGGTAACGAATGCTGCGCACATCCAGCCCGTATTTGTTAAAGTAGTATTCGCACCAGCGCTCGCCTGCCAGTTTGCTGAAACCGTAAACCGTATTAGGGTCCATTACACAGTATTGCGGCGTGTTAAACTGGGGCGAATGCGGACCGAAAACCGCGATAGAACTCGGCCAAAAAACTTTCTTTACCTTAAACTCTACCGAAAAATCGAGCACATGCAGCAGGCCTGTCATGTTCAGGTCCCAGGCCATTTTGGGTTTTTGTTCGCCTACGGCAGACAGGATCGCGGCAAGCAAATAAACCTGCGTGGGCTGGTGCTTATTGAAAATGTGGTGGAGGTTGTCTTTATCCAGCACGTTCACCAGTTCGAACGGGCCGCTGTGGCGAATGGCATAGGTTGGACTATTAATATCGGATGCTATTACCGAGTCGGCGCCGTGGATGTTGCGTAAAGCATTGACCAGTTCTGTCCCTATCTGGCCGTTGGCGCCTATCACTAATATCTTTTCAGTCATGAAAATTCAGTTAACGGACAAAGGTAGATTTTTTTGTCCGAACGCCGATTGGTGGCGGTTATCAATTTAAAGAATTTGAAAATTATATACATGATTTTTACAAATCAGGAAATTTCGGGCTTTTCGGCTACCAATAAATTAGCATTCAGATAATTCGAAAGCCAAAATATCTTATAAAAGCTAAAAAATTCGGATATTTGGGGTTCAAATAATTCAAGTATTTAACAATTTAAACAAAATGAAACATCCGTAAGGAAGCTTCATTACCGCTAAAAAACAAATTATTACAATGAAAGTCGCAGTAGTAGGTGCCACAGGACTGGTGGGCACCAAAATGTTGCAGGTTCTTGAAGAACGCAACTTCCCGGTAACAGAATTGATCCCCGTAGCTTCAGAAAAGAGTGTTGGTAAACAAGTAACATTCAAGGGTAAGCAGTATAAGGTGGTTTCTGTTGAGGATGCGATAAAACAGAAGCCCGACCTGGCCTTATTTTCGGCCGGCGGGAGCACTTCACTGGCACAGGCGCCTTTGTTTGCCGAAGCCGGAACAACCGTTGTAGATAATTCATCAGCATGGCGCATGGACCCGACCAAAAAACTGGTTGTGCCCGAAGTAAACGCCGATGTACTGACAGCGGAAGATAAGATCATAGCAAACCCTAATTGCTCTACCATACAAATGGTAGTGGCTATAAAACCGTTGCACGATAAATATAAGATCAAAAGGATAGTAGTATCCACTTACCAATCGGTAACCGGCACGGGTGTAAAGGCTGTAGACCAGCTTTTTAACGAGCGTAAAGGCATTACTGATGGACCGCGTGCTTATACTTATCCTATCGACCTGAATGTGATCCCTCATATCGATGTGTTTACCGACAACGGTTACACTAAAGAAGAGATGAAGATGATCAAGGAAACCCAAAAGATAATGGGCGACAATAGCATCAAAGTAACGGCCACTACCGTGCGTATCCCGGTTATCGGCGGTCACTCTGAATCGGTGAATATCGAGTTTGAAAAGGACTTTGACCTGGCCGAAGTTAGGTCGATACTGGAAAAAGCGCCGGGCGTACTGGTGGTTGACGACGTAGCCAACCTGAAATACCCGATGCCGCTGGACGCGCACGAAAAAGACGAAGTGTTTGTGGGCCGTCTTCGCCGCGACGAAAGCCAGCCCAATACGCTGAATTGCTGGATAGTATCAGACAACCTGCGCAAAGGAGCCGCCACTAATGCCGTGCAGATTGCAGAGTATTTGGTTGCAAAGCATTTGATTGGCGAACCACAAACGGTTTAATAAAACGTTTTAATTTATACGAGCCTCATGATGAAAATTGTGAGGCTTTATTTATAAATTATATTGTTTAAATTTGAATATGAATGAAATCTTTTTCTTAGTTGAGGATGCTTTGGAAGGAGGATATACCGCCAGGGCCATTGGCGAAAGTATATTTACCGAAGGTAATACTTTGGATGAGCTTAAAACTAATATCCGGGAAGCTGTGCAATGTCATTTTGATGAGCCGAATATTCCCAAAGTCATTCGCCTGCATTTCGTAAAGGAAGAGATAATCACTGTGTAAGCACAGGTTTTTGTTATGTCGCCCAAAACTCCCCGTAATGTTTCTGGTTCCGATCTGGTTAAATTGTTGAGCAAATATGGTTATGAAGTCGTTAGGCAAAAAGGAAGCCATATTCGTTTATCGAGATTTACTAAGGAGTCGACTCATAACTTAACAATCCCTAATCACAATCCTTTAAAGTTGGGTACGCTCAATGCCATATTAAGTGATGCATCGGACCAACTCAAAATAAATAAGGAGGAATTGATCAATAAACTATAGTGAGTTTCGGTCTTTGTTTGAAATAACAGCCCCATCCGTGAAAAGGAAAGTGGCTTAATTATATGATCATTCGTTTTTTATTCCAGCTTTCAGCTTTGCAATCTCCGCCCTCAGTTCAAGTATATAATCCTTTTGAGCCGCAAAGGCATCTTCTATCTCCGGGATCGTGAACCGCTGCACGATATGCTGCGAGCAGTTCCAGTCGTAGGCCTCTATCTTTACTTCTATTATTCTTTCAGGTTTAGCCGGGTAATTGCCAATTGAAAGAAATTCCTCCAATGCAGGTGCTGCGCCTAATTCAATAATAGTGGCGCGGCCCAGGATCTTGAGCCTTGCCTTTCGGGCATAGTCCATGATAAATAAAGCGACCTTGTCGTTGGTGGCAAAGTTGCCGGCCGATATATATTGCTTGTTGCCGCGGAAATCAAGAAAAGCAAGTGTAGTATCATTAATAACCTTCAGAAACCCCGGCGGCCCGCCACGATACTGGATATACGGGTAACCATCTTTTCCGTTGGTCGACATATAGAACCCGTCGCGCTCGTTAATAAAGCCGATCTCCTGTTCGGATAAGCCATCAAAATAAGTACTTTGCTCAAGCCTGGCATAGCTGCTGCGGCTGCCGTACCTTTCCTGTAGTTTTTTGGTTTCGTCGCCAAAAGCCATTGAGGCATAGTTCGTTCCCATTTTATCGTTGGGGGATTGGTCAACTCAAAAGTACCGCAATTATTGCTGGACTTTCGTAACGCCAGGGTAAAACAACTTAATCAACCAATCATCCGTCAATTTAATCAACTTCCCCATTATTCAACTCAATCCACTAACTTAGCCGCATGATCTCCTTCGCTCACCGCGTATTTATGGAAGTAGCTGCCAATTTGAGCTTCTCGAAGGCGGCCCAGGTGCTGTTTGTAACGCAGCCGGCCATCAGCAAGCATGTTAAGGCTTTGGAGGATCAGTATAAAGTACCCCTGTTCGAGCGTAAGGGTAACAGCATCCTGCTGACCGAGGCTGGTAAAAAATTGAACGAATACCTGCAGCAGGCCAATGAGATAGAACGTAAGATAGAATACGACCTGTCGATATTGAGCAACATGTCGCAGGCGGCTGGGCATTTGCGGCTGGGGGCCAGTACTACCATTGCCCTGTATATTCTGCCTCCTATCCTGTCGGGTTTTCAGCGCGAATATGCCAACGTGCATGTGCAGCTGGTGAACCGCAATTCGGAATATATCCTGAGCGCCCTGCTTAATCACGAGGTAGATATCGGCATTATCGAGGTAGATAATAAACTGACCACCGTTTCCTATAAACCCTTTATGAGCGATGAGGTGATCCCGGTTTGTTCGGCTAAAAGTCCGCTGGCGGG
Above is a window of Mucilaginibacter ginsenosidivorans DNA encoding:
- a CDS encoding glucoamylase family protein; protein product: MKKLILPLLIIISANCFAQKTSKITEDGIKPVGIIKGLSDSALLDVVQRQTFRYFWDFGHPTSGLARERSNVAYDYGNEVVTTGGSGFGIMALIVADHRKFITHEQAVDRMLKIVEFLYKADAFHGVFPHWLNGETGKVIRFGRKDDGGDLVETSYLFEGLLCARQYFTGNDNKERHIRDVIGWMWSEIEWDWYTHGGRDNLYWHWSPNNGWAMNFPIRGFNECLITYILAESAERYPVSPNVYHGGWAQSDFFKNGKTFYGHKLPLGFDYGGPLFFSQYSFMGLDPKGLKDEYADYWEQNVNHTLINHDYCVDNPKKFKGYGEDCWGLTASDNYEGYNAHSPTNDLGVISPTAALSAFPYTPEYSMKALRHFYYDLGDKIWGEYGFTDAFSESHNWYGKSYLAIDQGPEIVMIENYRSGLLWKLFMSCPEVQHGLTKIGFTSPMISKN
- a CDS encoding aspartate-semialdehyde dehydrogenase, with protein sequence MKVAVVGATGLVGTKMLQVLEERNFPVTELIPVASEKSVGKQVTFKGKQYKVVSVEDAIKQKPDLALFSAGGSTSLAQAPLFAEAGTTVVDNSSAWRMDPTKKLVVPEVNADVLTAEDKIIANPNCSTIQMVVAIKPLHDKYKIKRIVVSTYQSVTGTGVKAVDQLFNERKGITDGPRAYTYPIDLNVIPHIDVFTDNGYTKEEMKMIKETQKIMGDNSIKVTATTVRIPVIGGHSESVNIEFEKDFDLAEVRSILEKAPGVLVVDDVANLKYPMPLDAHEKDEVFVGRLRRDESQPNTLNCWIVSDNLRKGAATNAVQIAEYLVAKHLIGEPQTV
- a CDS encoding carboxylesterase family protein; amino-acid sequence: MITRKIFLKGILGLCLVFPFFSKAQTTSSFDRGSYINKNDTLPYRFVFPKNFDPQKKYPLILVLHGAGERGNDNEAQLKFGPKLFLNDTIRAKYPAIVIFPQCPKDGWWSNVQMKQDSSGKWKWTFVEGGVPTTAMKSLLGLLDQWLDKPFVDKHRVYVGGLSMGGMGTFEILRRKPDLFAAAFAICGGDNAQNAKVYAKKVPLWIFHGAKDNVVPSDHSIIMVNAIRAAGGNPKFTLYPNDGHNSWDDAFAEPGLMGWLFSHQK
- a CDS encoding DUF2442 domain-containing protein, whose amino-acid sequence is MPLFTSRRNEKKVKVTFGNGLLFVEKDGGKQQVFPLEFFPKLMNATDEEREDWTQTDKGIHFNQLDLDVLL
- a CDS encoding NAD-dependent epimerase/dehydratase family protein; translated protein: MTEKILVIGANGQIGTELVNALRNIHGADSVIASDINSPTYAIRHSGPFELVNVLDKDNLHHIFNKHQPTQVYLLAAILSAVGEQKPKMAWDLNMTGLLHVLDFSVEFKVKKVFWPSSIAVFGPHSPQFNTPQYCVMDPNTVYGFSKLAGERWCEYYFNKYGLDVRSIRYPGLIGWRANPGGGTTDYAVHIFHEALKKGKYQSFLSANTALPMMYMDDAIKATLMLMDAPAEKITIRSSYNLAGISFTPTQLADEIKKLMPEFEISYAENDPRQAIADSWPKSIDDSYAQKDWGWQLEYDLPKMVGDMLVNLKKII
- a CDS encoding type II toxin-antitoxin system HicA family toxin, whose protein sequence is MSPKTPRNVSGSDLVKLLSKYGYEVVRQKGSHIRLSRFTKESTHNLTIPNHNPLKLGTLNAILSDASDQLKINKEELINKL
- a CDS encoding pyridoxamine 5'-phosphate oxidase family protein; this translates as MGTNYASMAFGDETKKLQERYGSRSSYARLEQSTYFDGLSEQEIGFINERDGFYMSTNGKDGYPYIQYRGGPPGFLKVINDTTLAFLDFRGNKQYISAGNFATNDKVALFIMDYARKARLKILGRATIIELGAAPALEEFLSIGNYPAKPERIIEVKIEAYDWNCSQHIVQRFTIPEIEDAFAAQKDYILELRAEIAKLKAGIKNE
- a CDS encoding 2-oxoisovalerate dehydrogenase, with amino-acid sequence MNEIFFLVEDALEGGYTARAIGESIFTEGNTLDELKTNIREAVQCHFDEPNIPKVIRLHFVKEEIITV
- a CDS encoding LamG domain-containing protein — protein: MKKTKIYVIALALLGVGVSSCRKEFNPKSYAPPLVINGFTSSSDIEKANLAAYYSFNGNLTDSVSGTAGEATGTSFTKGEVGQGLQGALNGYVLADPGPKVKALNSFTISEWVNTPPPSTGIIGIFSLARTDQFWGNIEIFIENGSDNTNGKVRVHIDKGGSDYTYAVDGVLNLFNVWKNITVTYDSVTGACALYVNGSKVNTGTAGNLKGDLNFTNIGKLVFGTVQFNTDPSQTSATGKQDWASYLTGQMDEVRIYDKVLSDNEIGALVALQGRGK
- a CDS encoding glucoamylase family protein, which produces MGKNLSRLLIGVSCMAFWACGKKQVEPTKPVTPAPTTFSFNALLVNGLYNGFTYTGLDTKPVIKISFSAPVDHSSVTSSVSLKSKDSTAETFDLAYANHDSTIVITPSGLQYITQYNLNVATSLKSTDKSTLGSSIAVKMTTAIDPSDKFPQISDDALLDLVQKQTFKYFWDFGHPTSGLARERNTSGDVVTTGGSGFGIMAIVAASSRNFVSRADALARMQKIVGFLKNTAQKFHGAFPHWMNGVTGAVVPFSQQDDGADLVETSYLMQGLLTARQYFNGAGADETALRNDINSIWNGVEWDWFRQGGQNVLYWHWSPNYGFAINMPVHGWDEALITYVMAASSTTHAIPKVVYDNGWALNGQIKNGSTYYGVQLPLGPAMGGPLFFAHYSFLGINPNGLSDTYASYDVQNKAHALINYNYCVNDPLNYYGYSAQCWGLTASDIEGGYTASSPTNDVGVIAPTAAISSLPYTPTQSMAALKFFYYKLGDKVWGEYGFYDSFNLSTTWFGNSTLAIDQGPIIDMIENYRSGLLWNLFMSCPEVKTGMKNLGFTGPNL
- a CDS encoding YebC/PmpR family DNA-binding transcriptional regulator yields the protein MGRAFEFRKERKLKRWSKMAVQFTRLGKEIVMAVKAGGGDVNTNSRLRTAVQNAKAVNMPKDRVEAAIKRATSRDEKDYEEIVYEGYAPHGVAILVETATDNINRTVANVRSYFTKVGGTLGKTGSLDFIFTRKSVFTFVPGDRDLEELEFELIDAGLEDLFVEADEEGNDIAVIHTAFEDFGKMQKALEEAGIETKSAKLERVPQSFHEVTEEQVADVMKLIDRLEEDDDVQAVYHNMAE